From a single Microbacterium murale genomic region:
- a CDS encoding riboflavin synthase, whose product MFTGIIEEIGEIAAIAPAGDGWRLTVRAPKAALDAVHGESIAVSGVCLTVVGSTVDAFDADVMKQTLDVSALATASVGTAVNIEKAMPVGARLGGHIVQGHVDGTGEVIDVRPGAEWSVLRVSLPADLAPLVVDKGSIAVDGTSLTVSAVSDAAAESAWFEISLIPETLVATTLGSRTIGDRVNLETDILARHVERLLAFRAVSEGGSR is encoded by the coding sequence ATGTTCACTGGGATCATCGAGGAGATCGGCGAGATCGCCGCCATCGCGCCCGCCGGCGACGGGTGGCGACTGACCGTCCGTGCGCCGAAGGCCGCGCTCGATGCGGTGCACGGCGAGTCGATCGCCGTCTCCGGCGTCTGCCTCACCGTTGTCGGGTCGACGGTAGATGCATTCGATGCCGATGTGATGAAGCAGACGCTCGATGTGTCGGCGCTGGCGACCGCATCCGTCGGCACCGCCGTCAACATCGAGAAGGCCATGCCGGTCGGCGCACGTCTGGGCGGGCACATCGTGCAGGGCCACGTCGACGGCACCGGCGAGGTCATCGACGTACGGCCCGGCGCCGAGTGGAGCGTGCTTCGCGTCTCACTGCCCGCGGATCTCGCTCCCCTGGTCGTGGACAAGGGCTCGATCGCGGTCGATGGGACGTCCCTCACCGTCAGTGCGGTCAGCGATGCCGCCGCCGAGTCCGCATGGTTCGAGATCTCGCTCATCCCTGAGACGCTCGTCGCCACCACGCTCGGATCCCGCACCATCGGCGATCGCGTCAATCTTGAAACCGACATCCTCGCCCGTCACGTCGAGCGCCTGCTCGCGTTCCGGGCTGTCTCGGAAGGAGGCTCACGATGA
- the ribD gene encoding bifunctional diaminohydroxyphosphoribosylaminopyrimidine deaminase/5-amino-6-(5-phosphoribosylamino)uracil reductase RibD has protein sequence MAVHEAERRAMARALELAAHGPRGINPQVGAVILSPAGEIIAEGWHHGAGTPHAEVDALSKLHDGDARGATAVVTLEPCNHTGRTGPCAVALIEAGISRVIYALDDPGAMSGGGAQRLRGAGVEVEAGEQADGARALIADWLTALRLGRPHITVKWAQSLDGRAAADDGTSQWITGPAARADVHRRRAEADAILVGTGTVLADDPALTARDGDMLYEHQPIPVVIGSRATPADAAVRRHPHEALFYDTDDLHSVVADLHERGIQNAFIEGGPTLASAFITAGLADRVLAYVAPVLLGGGRLALTDIGVPTIAAARRLTIEEWVPLGADMLAIARFEDDESDDDESDDNEGVR, from the coding sequence ATGGCAGTGCACGAGGCGGAACGCCGCGCGATGGCGCGTGCGCTCGAACTCGCAGCGCACGGACCGCGAGGAATCAATCCGCAGGTCGGTGCCGTCATCCTCTCCCCCGCAGGCGAGATCATCGCCGAGGGCTGGCACCACGGGGCGGGCACACCGCACGCCGAAGTCGATGCCCTGTCGAAGCTCCACGACGGCGACGCACGCGGCGCGACCGCCGTCGTCACTCTGGAGCCCTGCAACCACACCGGTCGCACGGGCCCGTGCGCGGTCGCACTGATCGAGGCCGGGATCTCGCGCGTCATCTACGCCCTTGACGACCCGGGTGCCATGTCCGGTGGCGGCGCTCAGCGACTGCGCGGCGCCGGTGTCGAGGTCGAAGCCGGTGAACAGGCTGACGGCGCTCGAGCATTGATCGCCGATTGGCTGACCGCGCTGCGCCTGGGGCGCCCCCACATCACGGTGAAGTGGGCGCAGAGCCTGGATGGCCGCGCCGCCGCCGACGACGGCACGAGCCAGTGGATCACCGGACCCGCTGCGCGCGCCGATGTGCACCGTCGCCGTGCCGAGGCGGACGCGATCCTCGTGGGCACCGGTACCGTGCTCGCAGACGACCCCGCGCTCACCGCACGTGACGGCGACATGCTCTACGAGCATCAGCCGATCCCCGTGGTGATCGGCTCGCGTGCGACGCCGGCGGATGCCGCGGTGCGCCGCCACCCGCACGAGGCGCTGTTCTACGACACCGACGACCTGCATTCGGTGGTCGCGGATCTGCACGAGCGCGGCATCCAGAACGCCTTCATCGAGGGCGGGCCCACGCTCGCCAGCGCGTTCATCACCGCCGGCCTCGCCGACCGCGTGCTCGCGTATGTGGCCCCCGTGCTGCTGGGCGGCGGCCGCCTCGCGCTCACCGATATCGGCGTGCCGACGATCGCTGCCGCACGTCGCCTCACGATCGAGGAATGGGTGCCGCTCGGCGCCGACATGCTGGCCATCGCCCGTTTCGAAGACGACGAGTCCGACGACGACGAATCCGACGACAACGAAGGAGTCCGCTGA
- a CDS encoding Fpg/Nei family DNA glycosylase, with product MPEMPEVQGLVAFLGERAVGRSITRTNVGAIAALKTYDPPETALHGAEITASTRRGKFILLSCGDDLHLVFHLAKAGWLRWYEMLPTTLIKPGKSPIALRVALNDDSGFDLTEAGTKKSLAVYVVRDPNDVPGIARLGPDPLEKSFDRSAFSALLEGRRTQIKGLLRDQSVIAGIGNAYSDEILHAARMSPYAIAATLSDDEVDRLFDAMRTTLTDAVTEASGKPPADLKDAKRGGMQVHARRGEACPVCGDTVRSVFFADRSLEYCPTCQTGGKPLADRRLSRLLK from the coding sequence ATGCCGGAGATGCCTGAGGTGCAGGGGCTGGTCGCGTTCCTCGGCGAGCGCGCTGTCGGGCGCTCGATCACGCGCACGAACGTCGGCGCGATCGCCGCGCTGAAGACCTACGATCCGCCTGAGACCGCCCTGCACGGGGCAGAGATCACGGCGTCCACGCGCCGAGGCAAATTCATTCTGCTCTCCTGCGGCGATGACCTGCACTTGGTGTTCCACCTCGCGAAGGCGGGCTGGCTGCGCTGGTACGAGATGCTGCCGACGACGCTCATCAAGCCGGGCAAGTCACCTATCGCTCTGCGCGTCGCGCTCAACGACGACAGCGGATTCGATCTCACGGAGGCCGGCACGAAGAAATCGCTCGCGGTCTACGTGGTGCGTGATCCGAACGATGTGCCCGGCATCGCACGGCTCGGCCCCGATCCGCTGGAGAAGTCGTTCGACCGCTCCGCGTTCTCCGCGTTGCTGGAGGGCCGCCGCACGCAGATCAAAGGGCTGCTGCGGGATCAGTCGGTCATCGCAGGCATCGGCAACGCGTACTCGGACGAGATCCTGCACGCAGCACGCATGTCTCCGTATGCGATCGCAGCGACGCTCAGCGACGACGAGGTCGATCGGTTGTTCGACGCGATGAGGACGACGCTGACGGATGCGGTGACCGAAGCGTCGGGCAAACCACCTGCCGATCTGAAGGATGCCAAGCGCGGTGGAATGCAGGTGCACGCGCGCCGCGGCGAGGCCTGCCCTGTGTGCGGCGACACCGTACGCAGCGTGTTCTTCGCGGACAGGTCGCTCGAGTACTGCCCCACGTGCCAGACCGGCGGCAAACCGCTCGCCGACCGACGGCTGTCGCGACTGCTCAAGTAG
- a CDS encoding GNAT family N-acetyltransferase translates to MERVILRTDRLVLRAPTAADLDAITAACQDPEIPRWTTVPSPYTREDGEDFVRRVAEWWESGEETVWGVFQDDVLIGMIGLHQIAPHATGGSAEIGFWATSGARGQGFMVEAARAVIDWGFADLDLARIAWRAVAGNIPSARTARALGFRYEGLQRQALTSPRGRDDGWFAGLLPTDDRVPVEWSVLE, encoded by the coding sequence ATGGAACGCGTCATCCTTCGTACCGACCGCCTTGTTCTCCGTGCCCCGACGGCGGCGGATCTCGATGCGATCACGGCCGCGTGCCAGGATCCGGAGATCCCGCGCTGGACGACGGTCCCCAGCCCGTACACGCGGGAGGACGGCGAAGACTTCGTGAGGCGGGTCGCCGAGTGGTGGGAATCCGGCGAAGAGACCGTGTGGGGCGTTTTCCAGGATGACGTTCTCATCGGAATGATCGGCCTGCATCAGATCGCGCCGCACGCCACCGGTGGATCGGCTGAGATCGGCTTCTGGGCGACGAGTGGCGCGCGTGGGCAGGGCTTCATGGTCGAGGCCGCTCGCGCGGTGATCGACTGGGGGTTCGCCGATCTCGATCTCGCACGCATCGCCTGGCGCGCTGTTGCGGGGAACATTCCTTCCGCCCGCACCGCGCGTGCGCTCGGATTCCGATACGAGGGCCTGCAGCGGCAAGCCCTCACCAGCCCCCGCGGCCGCGACGACGGCTGGTTCGCCGGGCTCCTGCCCACCGACGATCGCGTCCCTGTCGAGTGGTCCGTTCTGGAGTGA
- a CDS encoding methyltransferase domain-containing protein yields the protein MAEFEELIELGSAADVTGWGFDWVADRATEERPPWGYARLLAERLRTASAALDLDTGGGEVLAEADTFPPVAVATESWAPNAARATALLYPRGVVVVRAEQDGPLPFADGAFDLVTSRHPVAPRWAEIARVLQTGGSYFAQHVGPASGFELIEFFLGPQPEARRGRHPDDEVAAAEAAGLEVVDLREATLRIEIFDIAAVVYLLRKLVWWVPGFTVERYRERLAELHELIVADGAFVTHSTRHLIEARRSG from the coding sequence ATGGCTGAATTCGAAGAACTCATCGAGCTGGGTTCCGCTGCCGACGTCACGGGATGGGGTTTCGACTGGGTCGCGGATCGTGCGACCGAGGAGCGTCCGCCGTGGGGATACGCCAGGCTGCTCGCCGAACGGCTGAGGACCGCGTCGGCCGCACTCGACCTCGACACCGGCGGCGGCGAGGTGCTGGCGGAGGCGGACACGTTCCCGCCGGTGGCTGTCGCCACCGAGTCCTGGGCGCCGAACGCTGCGCGGGCGACTGCGCTGCTGTATCCCCGCGGGGTCGTCGTCGTGCGCGCCGAGCAGGATGGTCCGCTGCCGTTCGCCGACGGGGCGTTCGACCTCGTGACGAGTCGGCATCCGGTCGCTCCGCGCTGGGCGGAGATCGCGCGGGTACTGCAGACAGGGGGATCGTACTTCGCCCAGCACGTCGGACCTGCGAGCGGGTTCGAGCTCATCGAGTTCTTCCTCGGCCCACAGCCGGAGGCGCGGCGAGGGCGTCACCCTGACGATGAGGTCGCCGCCGCGGAGGCGGCGGGACTCGAAGTCGTCGATCTGCGCGAGGCAACGCTGCGGATCGAGATCTTCGACATCGCCGCCGTGGTCTACCTGCTGCGGAAGCTGGTCTGGTGGGTGCCGGGTTTCACGGTCGAGCGGTACCGCGAACGGCTCGCGGAGCTGCATGAGCTGATCGTCGCGGACGGGGCGTTCGTCACGCACTCCACGAGGCACCTGATCGAGGCGCGCCGATCCGGGTGA
- a CDS encoding gamma carbonic anhydrase family protein, whose translation MLYEHLGARPRIHETAVIAPTAVVSGDVEIGADCQVLHGAVITAEGGPITLGENVIVMENAIVRASSANPVHVGDHVLIGPGASISGAVIGNEVFLATGTRVFNGAHIGDRAEVRINAVVHLRTTLPEDAIVPIGWVAVGDPLLVLPPDRHEEIAAAQRELDFPGYVFGVDRDTPDVMVQLTERYGRSLARHADDRPA comes from the coding sequence ATGCTGTACGAGCACCTCGGGGCCCGGCCCCGGATCCATGAGACCGCTGTCATCGCTCCCACTGCCGTCGTCTCCGGCGACGTGGAGATCGGTGCGGACTGCCAAGTGCTTCACGGCGCCGTGATCACTGCGGAGGGCGGTCCGATCACACTGGGTGAGAACGTCATCGTGATGGAGAATGCGATCGTGCGCGCCAGTTCTGCGAACCCCGTGCACGTCGGCGACCACGTGCTGATCGGCCCAGGGGCATCCATCTCCGGCGCCGTGATCGGGAACGAGGTGTTTCTCGCCACAGGAACGCGCGTATTCAACGGTGCGCACATCGGCGATCGCGCCGAGGTGCGGATCAACGCCGTCGTGCATTTGCGTACCACTCTGCCGGAGGACGCCATCGTGCCGATCGGGTGGGTCGCCGTCGGTGATCCGTTGCTCGTCCTCCCACCCGACAGGCATGAGGAGATCGCCGCCGCGCAGCGGGAGCTCGACTTCCCCGGCTACGTGTTCGGGGTGGATCGCGATACCCCTGACGTCATGGTGCAGCTCACGGAGCGCTACGGTCGTTCACTGGCACGGCACGCTGACGATCGGCCTGCTTGA